One window of the Chryseobacterium camelliae genome contains the following:
- a CDS encoding mevalonate kinase, which yields MTNPLFYAKIILFGEYGMIEDSQGLVVPYSFYKGTLKFSESHSEFEARSNGHLQKYADFLQELQLPEDFTLDVQRFKDDIAAGLFFDSNIPQGYGVGSSGALVAAIFEKYSLIKHDPENISKENLKNLKAVFGEMESYFHGKSSGMDPLICYMNLPILIENRENLDRVSIPDGEEGKGAIFLIDSGMTGETGPMIQIFFEKMKTEGFRKTLKEEFIRYNNACIDAFLKKDMNPFFRNLKKLSHWAYEHFRPMIPESIFNIWKKGLDSNAYYLKLCGSGGGGYILGFTKDYEKAEKMLEGFQKEVIYRF from the coding sequence ATGACCAACCCTCTATTTTACGCTAAGATTATCTTATTCGGGGAGTACGGAATGATTGAAGATTCCCAGGGACTTGTGGTACCTTACAGTTTCTATAAGGGTACTTTAAAGTTCTCAGAAAGCCATTCGGAATTTGAGGCCAGATCCAACGGACACCTTCAGAAGTATGCTGATTTCCTTCAGGAACTGCAGCTGCCGGAAGACTTTACCCTGGATGTACAGCGTTTCAAAGATGATATTGCCGCAGGGCTTTTCTTCGATTCCAATATTCCTCAGGGATACGGCGTAGGAAGCTCAGGTGCACTTGTTGCTGCCATTTTTGAGAAATATTCCCTGATCAAGCACGATCCTGAAAACATTTCCAAAGAGAACCTGAAAAATTTAAAGGCTGTTTTCGGCGAAATGGAAAGCTATTTCCATGGTAAGAGCTCAGGTATGGATCCTCTGATCTGTTATATGAACTTGCCGATCCTGATTGAGAACAGGGAAAATCTTGACCGGGTGTCTATACCGGACGGAGAGGAAGGAAAAGGAGCCATTTTCCTTATCGATTCGGGAATGACCGGTGAAACGGGACCAATGATCCAGATTTTCTTCGAGAAGATGAAAACCGAAGGATTCCGTAAAACGCTGAAAGAAGAATTTATCCGTTATAACAATGCGTGTATTGACGCATTCCTTAAAAAAGACATGAATCCGTTTTTCAGAAATCTGAAAAAGCTATCCCATTGGGCCTATGAACATTTCCGCCCGATGATTCCGGAAAGTATTTTCAACATCTGGAAGAAAGGCCTGGATTCCAATGCCTATTACCTGAAACTTTGCGGAAGCGGAGGCGGTGGCTATATCCTCGGGTTTACCAAAGACTACGAGAAGGCTGAAAAAATGCTTGAAGGATTCCAGAAAGAAGTGATATACAGATTTTAA
- a CDS encoding MFS transporter, with the protein MSEIENPQPQNIKNNPKIMKAWAVYDWANSVYSLVITSTIFPIYYSILTTAYEKKEYVAESKRWIDVPVRHMITIFGKEYQPDAVYGYSLTISFLIVVFLSPFLSSLADTIGNKKSFLQFFCYLGATSCMGLAMFTGMQNVFLGLLFSITASVGFWGSLVFYNSFLPDIATQDKQDALSAKGYVYGYIGSVILVVICLLLIQVFAKGAAQQLLFTRISFLFTGAWWFGFSQYTFKHLPQFGDVKDKLPKDLVLLNYKNLFKRHEDQGGFMEVLKDNLCFYKDIAKESFHELFKVGRELFKDRNLKFFLSSFFFYSVGMQTIFLMATLFGKSEINLAQDRLIGTLLVIQIEAIIGAVIFSRLSRRIGNKNVISIAVFLWIIACIWAFFLNKENPTVEYQFYGVAAVVGLVMGGLQAMSRSTYSKLLPQDSMENTTFFSFYDVLEKLAIILGTFIFATLIEHFNNMRIAALSMTIFFGVGLVLIRFLKLKTLSHKETL; encoded by the coding sequence ATGTCTGAAATTGAGAATCCGCAACCGCAGAATATAAAAAATAACCCGAAGATCATGAAGGCCTGGGCGGTCTATGACTGGGCGAACTCCGTCTATTCACTGGTTATTACATCAACCATATTTCCCATCTACTATTCTATTCTTACCACTGCATATGAGAAAAAGGAATATGTAGCAGAAAGCAAACGCTGGATTGATGTCCCGGTACGGCATATGATCACCATATTCGGGAAAGAATACCAGCCGGATGCAGTGTATGGATATTCATTAACCATTTCCTTCCTGATCGTGGTTTTCCTGTCCCCGTTTCTGTCTTCACTGGCAGATACTATCGGGAATAAGAAATCTTTCCTTCAGTTTTTCTGCTATCTCGGAGCGACTTCCTGTATGGGGCTTGCTATGTTTACCGGCATGCAGAATGTCTTCCTCGGGCTTTTATTCAGTATAACGGCCAGTGTGGGATTCTGGGGGAGCCTTGTATTTTATAATTCGTTTTTACCGGATATCGCTACGCAGGATAAGCAGGATGCCCTTTCTGCCAAAGGATATGTGTATGGGTATATAGGTTCTGTGATCCTTGTGGTGATCTGTCTGCTCCTGATCCAGGTTTTTGCCAAAGGCGCTGCCCAGCAATTGCTCTTTACCAGGATCAGCTTCCTGTTTACGGGAGCATGGTGGTTCGGGTTTTCACAGTATACCTTCAAGCATCTGCCGCAGTTCGGGGATGTCAAGGATAAACTGCCGAAAGACCTGGTATTGCTGAATTACAAAAACCTCTTCAAAAGACATGAAGACCAGGGCGGATTTATGGAAGTGCTGAAAGACAACCTTTGTTTTTATAAGGATATTGCCAAAGAGAGTTTCCATGAACTGTTTAAAGTGGGAAGAGAACTGTTCAAGGACAGGAACCTTAAGTTTTTCCTTTCAAGCTTCTTCTTTTACAGTGTGGGAATGCAGACCATCTTCCTGATGGCGACCTTATTCGGGAAAAGTGAGATCAACCTTGCACAGGATAGGCTGATTGGTACTTTGCTGGTCATTCAGATCGAGGCCATCATAGGTGCCGTGATTTTCTCCAGGCTATCCAGAAGGATCGGTAATAAAAACGTGATTTCCATTGCCGTATTTTTATGGATCATTGCCTGTATCTGGGCTTTTTTCCTGAACAAGGAAAACCCTACGGTAGAATATCAGTTCTACGGGGTTGCTGCCGTTGTAGGTCTGGTTATGGGAGGGCTTCAGGCGATGTCGCGTTCCACGTATTCCAAGCTCCTGCCGCAGGATTCCATGGAAAACACAACCTTTTTCAGTTTTTATGATGTGCTGGAAAAGCTGGCGATCATTTTGGGAACATTCATATTTGCTACTTTGATTGAGCATTTCAATAATATGCGGATTGCAGCACTCTCCATGACCATTTTCTTTGGAGTCGGGCTGGTGCTGATCCGGTTTCTGAAATTAAAAACCCTTAGCCATAAGGAAACGTTATAA
- a CDS encoding acetyl-CoA C-acyltransferase, whose protein sequence is MKEVFIVSAVRTPIGSFMGSLSAVPATRLGTVAVKGALDKISLDPKEVQEIYMGNVLQAGEGQAPARQVAIGAGLSISTPATTINKVCASGMKAVTMAAQAIKAGDAEVIVAGGMENMSMVPHYYHARTATKLGDVKMQDGMVLDGLTDVYNKVHMGVCAEKCAADYSFSREDQDNFAIESYKRSAKAWSEGRFSDEVVPVEIPQRKGEPVIFAEDEEYKAVNFDRISTLPTVFKKEEGTVTAANASTLNDGASALILVSKEKMEELGLKPLAKIVSYADAAQEPENFTTAPAKALPIALKKAGLEIADIDIFEFNEAFSVVGLANNKILGLDAAKVNVNGGAVALGHPLGSSGSRIIVTLINALKQNNGKYGAAAICNGGGGASAIVIENI, encoded by the coding sequence ATGAAAGAAGTATTCATTGTTTCTGCAGTTAGAACACCTATAGGAAGTTTCATGGGGAGTTTATCCGCTGTTCCGGCCACCAGGCTGGGAACCGTGGCTGTAAAGGGAGCATTAGATAAGATCAGCCTTGATCCTAAAGAAGTTCAGGAAATTTATATGGGGAACGTGTTGCAGGCAGGAGAGGGCCAGGCACCGGCAAGGCAGGTTGCTATCGGAGCAGGACTTTCCATCAGTACCCCGGCAACCACCATTAATAAAGTATGTGCGTCCGGAATGAAAGCGGTAACCATGGCAGCGCAGGCTATCAAAGCCGGTGATGCTGAGGTGATTGTAGCTGGAGGAATGGAAAACATGTCTATGGTTCCGCATTATTACCATGCCAGGACAGCCACCAAACTGGGGGATGTGAAAATGCAGGACGGTATGGTGCTTGATGGCCTAACCGACGTTTATAATAAAGTGCATATGGGCGTTTGTGCTGAAAAGTGTGCAGCAGATTACAGCTTTTCCAGAGAAGATCAGGACAATTTTGCTATTGAATCATATAAAAGATCTGCAAAAGCCTGGAGCGAAGGCAGATTTTCGGATGAGGTAGTGCCGGTGGAAATCCCACAAAGAAAAGGAGAACCTGTAATCTTTGCCGAAGATGAAGAATACAAAGCGGTAAACTTTGACAGGATTTCTACCCTTCCTACCGTATTTAAAAAAGAAGAAGGTACGGTAACGGCTGCCAATGCGTCCACGCTGAATGACGGAGCTTCTGCCCTCATCCTGGTATCAAAGGAAAAAATGGAGGAACTCGGACTGAAGCCTCTGGCTAAGATTGTTTCTTATGCTGATGCTGCCCAGGAACCGGAAAACTTTACTACAGCACCGGCTAAAGCATTGCCGATCGCGCTGAAAAAAGCAGGCCTTGAAATCGCTGATATTGATATCTTTGAATTCAATGAGGCATTTTCCGTAGTTGGCCTGGCCAATAACAAAATCCTTGGCCTTGATGCTGCGAAAGTAAATGTTAACGGAGGGGCGGTTGCATTAGGACACCCGCTGGGAAGTTCAGGATCTAGGATCATCGTTACCCTGATCAATGCATTGAAGCAGAACAACGGTAAATATGGTGCTGCAGCCATCTGTAACGGCGGCGGCGGGGCTTCTGCCATTGTTATTGAGAATATATAA
- a CDS encoding response regulator, which produces MKKKVVLIQDNEDILNIMDEILEDKGFDVTSSLTTEPIDNIEEIDPDVVIVDDYIKGDKKGSEVIKDLKEDPETEDVSSVLTSTSTELPQIAKECKADDFIEKPFDIDHMVDVVKRNT; this is translated from the coding sequence ATGAAAAAAAAGGTTGTGCTGATTCAGGATAATGAAGACATCCTTAATATTATGGATGAAATCCTGGAAGACAAGGGTTTTGATGTAACTTCATCCCTGACTACGGAACCTATTGACAATATAGAGGAAATTGATCCCGATGTAGTTATTGTGGACGACTATATCAAAGGCGATAAAAAAGGTTCTGAAGTGATCAAAGACCTTAAAGAAGACCCTGAAACGGAAGATGTTTCCTCCGTATTAACCTCCACGTCTACTGAGCTCCCGCAGATTGCCAAGGAATGCAAAGCCGATGACTTCATTGAAAAACCTTTCGATATTGATCATATGGTAGATGTAGTCAAAAGGAATACATAA
- a CDS encoding flavin-containing monooxygenase, which yields MDFKQDVIIIGAGQAGLAASYFLHQKGIQHCVLEQHTIGSSWSTQRWNSFKMNTPNWMTWLPGLKLQEKIRDQFMTKDSFTDYLKLYVNTFQLPIKEHCKVMSIHDEGSRFIITAERGGYCSEWSAKAVIIASGMMNRSRFPELSENVPQDILQLHASEYKNPGQLPDGNILVVGGGQSGCQIAEELAVSGRNVYLASSKVPRAPRRYRGKDIMEWMEMIGSHDITASQLKEKPELGATQPQSSGVGILGHTVSYQSLHHLGVTILGSLKDIGNGGLFQLGVSVLGNMEDTGNRSLYFADNAKEHIRFADEASTSIKKAIDAYLKHQSGAISMPPVEHDKADIPDKHFHAASGIHKLAFDSDHISTIIWATGFGSDFTYLPDSWLDTSGIPRYTEGKIKDGVYCLGFPWVRKKKSGLVYGAGEDAEMIVKNILDGLK from the coding sequence ATGGATTTTAAACAGGATGTGATTATCATAGGAGCCGGACAGGCAGGATTGGCCGCCAGTTATTTTCTTCATCAAAAAGGAATACAACATTGTGTATTGGAGCAGCATACCATTGGCAGCTCATGGAGCACACAGCGGTGGAATTCATTCAAAATGAATACGCCGAACTGGATGACATGGCTTCCGGGACTGAAGCTTCAGGAAAAGATCAGGGATCAGTTCATGACAAAAGACAGCTTTACAGATTATCTTAAATTATACGTAAACACCTTTCAGTTGCCGATAAAGGAACACTGTAAAGTAATGAGTATCCATGATGAAGGCAGCCGCTTTATTATCACGGCTGAAAGAGGAGGTTATTGTAGTGAGTGGAGTGCCAAAGCAGTCATTATTGCTTCGGGAATGATGAACCGCAGCCGGTTTCCGGAATTATCCGAAAATGTCCCTCAGGATATACTTCAGCTGCATGCTTCAGAATATAAAAACCCGGGTCAGCTTCCTGACGGGAATATTTTAGTGGTGGGAGGAGGACAGTCGGGCTGTCAGATCGCAGAAGAACTCGCCGTTTCAGGACGCAACGTATATCTGGCAAGCAGCAAAGTACCGCGTGCACCCAGACGCTACAGGGGAAAAGATATCATGGAATGGATGGAAATGATCGGTAGTCACGACATCACAGCGTCCCAGTTGAAAGAGAAGCCGGAATTGGGTGCCACACAGCCGCAGAGCTCAGGTGTAGGCATTCTGGGACATACGGTAAGTTACCAGTCTTTGCATCACCTCGGCGTAACTATTTTAGGAAGCCTTAAAGATATTGGAAACGGAGGGCTGTTTCAGCTTGGTGTGAGTGTCTTAGGGAATATGGAAGATACGGGAAACAGAAGTTTATATTTTGCTGACAATGCAAAAGAGCATATCCGTTTTGCTGATGAGGCTTCAACATCAATAAAAAAGGCAATCGATGCTTACCTGAAACATCAGTCTGGTGCGATTTCCATGCCTCCTGTAGAGCATGACAAAGCAGACATTCCTGATAAACATTTCCACGCTGCATCTGGGATTCATAAGCTGGCTTTTGATTCGGATCACATCAGTACCATCATCTGGGCAACGGGATTCGGATCTGATTTTACCTATCTGCCGGACTCCTGGCTTGATACCAGTGGAATTCCCAGGTACACAGAAGGCAAAATAAAAGACGGTGTCTACTGCCTGGGTTTTCCATGGGTAAGGAAGAAGAAATCCGGACTGGTGTATGGTGCGGGAGAAGATGCGGAAATGATCGTGAAAAATATCCTGGATGGTTTAAAATAA
- a CDS encoding helix-turn-helix transcriptional regulator has product MQKRKNVCIERQNLQDSFFVPYIEKQHSLTRDSSSFSFRETSFNHLQFIECGYQLYSDENICIDVEDEVLEMHFRLQGSSSITRNGRPVKLQQANHMLTFQQENRQQVQMHPVQNGDFYEIRIGVSHFEKLLSDFYQPSMGYSGAPLLLTPEMHLLISQMKGTAYTGKMKSLFLEAKMTELFLLQLQQNQALASGRDFNIRNSEKEKMHQVKELIEQYTDQFLTVSELALHSDLTPRKLMQGFKALFGCTVYQYIIELKMQTARRLLLNTDKYVNEIAQDVGYQNPQHFIAAFKRKFGISPGKLKN; this is encoded by the coding sequence ATGCAAAAACGTAAAAACGTATGTATAGAACGGCAGAATCTGCAGGACAGTTTTTTTGTGCCATATATCGAAAAACAGCATTCGCTTACCAGGGATTCCAGCTCCTTTTCTTTCCGCGAAACAAGTTTCAACCATCTTCAGTTCATTGAATGCGGCTATCAGTTATACAGTGATGAAAACATATGCATAGACGTTGAAGATGAAGTACTGGAAATGCACTTCCGCCTGCAAGGGTCCAGCAGCATAACGAGGAATGGCAGACCGGTAAAACTTCAACAGGCAAACCATATGCTGACCTTTCAGCAGGAAAACCGGCAACAGGTTCAAATGCATCCGGTACAGAATGGAGACTTTTATGAGATCAGGATCGGTGTTTCCCATTTTGAGAAACTGCTGAGTGATTTTTACCAGCCTTCTATGGGGTATTCAGGAGCACCTTTACTTCTTACTCCGGAAATGCATCTGCTGATTTCCCAGATGAAAGGAACTGCCTACACCGGCAAGATGAAATCTTTATTCCTTGAGGCAAAGATGACTGAATTATTTCTCCTCCAACTGCAGCAGAACCAAGCACTTGCTTCGGGCAGAGATTTCAACATCAGAAATTCGGAAAAAGAAAAAATGCATCAGGTCAAAGAACTGATTGAACAGTATACTGATCAGTTTTTAACCGTTTCGGAACTGGCCCTACATTCTGATCTCACCCCCCGAAAACTCATGCAGGGATTTAAAGCATTATTTGGCTGTACGGTATATCAGTACATCATAGAACTGAAAATGCAGACTGCAAGAAGACTTTTACTTAATACAGATAAGTATGTCAATGAAATAGCACAGGATGTAGGATATCAGAACCCCCAGCATTTTATTGCTGCTTTCAAAAGAAAATTCGGTATCTCACCGGGGAAATTGAAAAATTGA
- a CDS encoding O-methyltransferase: MNPKLKNEILQLYRTLKEEDNKKENRLDRWRNLEPESAEFISIIIKGQNTRNMLELGTSNGFSTLWFADALGKTGGQLVTVEIDRQRTQLAKDHLAAYAIESDVEFITGDAKEFLHTAEPVYDIIFLDAERKFYTEYWKDLKRLLSLKGSMLIVDNVVSHKDEVQDFIALIEQEHAYSLSILPVGAGLLWVTLD; encoded by the coding sequence ATGAATCCAAAACTTAAAAATGAAATCCTTCAGCTGTACAGAACGTTAAAGGAAGAAGACAACAAGAAAGAAAACAGGTTAGACCGCTGGAGGAACCTTGAGCCTGAATCAGCAGAATTTATTTCGATCATTATCAAAGGACAAAATACCCGCAATATGCTGGAACTGGGAACGTCTAACGGTTTCTCGACATTATGGTTTGCGGATGCCCTTGGAAAAACAGGAGGCCAATTGGTTACGGTAGAGATAGACCGCCAAAGGACGCAGCTGGCCAAAGATCATCTGGCTGCCTACGCTATTGAATCCGATGTTGAGTTCATTACCGGTGACGCCAAAGAATTCCTACATACTGCGGAGCCGGTTTATGATATTATATTCCTGGATGCCGAAAGGAAGTTCTATACGGAATACTGGAAAGACCTGAAAAGGCTGCTCAGCTTGAAAGGTTCTATGCTGATCGTTGACAATGTAGTTTCGCACAAAGATGAAGTACAGGACTTTATTGCCCTTATTGAACAGGAGCATGCCTATTCCCTTTCGATACTGCCGGTAGGTGCAGGATTGTTATGGGTAACTCTAGACTGA